From Cricetulus griseus strain 17A/GY chromosome 1 unlocalized genomic scaffold, alternate assembly CriGri-PICRH-1.0 chr1_0, whole genome shotgun sequence, a single genomic window includes:
- the LOC113832502 gene encoding igE-binding protein-like, whose protein sequence is MFLQQRGREVFSITHYSKTPQCAPPLFGTDSFLPLEERRKLQMAFPVFENEGARVHAPVDYNQIKELAESVRKYGVNANFTTIQVERLANYAMTPTDWETTVKAVLPNMGQYMEWKALWYDAAQAQAKANVTAENENQRQWTFEMLTGQGPHALNQTNYIWGVYAQISAAAIKAWKALTKRDESGGHLTKIVQGPQEPFSDFVARMTEAASRIFGDAEQAMPLIEQLVFEQATQECRAAIAPRKSKGLQDWLKICRELGGPLTNAGLAAAILQTQRRRNMSACFNCGKTGHLKKDCRAPERTREVELCRRCGKGYHRASECKSVRDIKGRLLPPREEPKSSQPKNGPRGPWSQGPQKYGNQFRKSNSEKEGTPEDTPEWTCVPPPTSY, encoded by the exons ATGTTTCTTCAACAAAGGGGACGGGAAGTTTTTAGCATTACTCATTACTCCAAAACACCGCAGTGTG cacccccattatttggtactGACTCTtttttaccattagaggagcGAAGGAAAttgcagatggctttcccagtctttgaaaATGAGGGGGCAAGAGTACATGCTCCCGTAGACTATAATCAGATTAAAGAATTGGCTGAATCAGTCCGGAAGTATGGGGTCAATGCCAATTTTACAACAATACAAGTAGAAAGACTAGCAAACTATGCTATGACACCCACTGATTGGGAGACAACAGTAAAGGCAGTGCTCCCCAATATGGGACAATATATGGAGTGGAAGGCTCTTTGGTATGATGCAGCCCAGGCACAGGCAAAGGCCAATGtcacagcagaaaatgaaaatcagagacAATGGACCTTTGAAATGCTGACAGGACAGGGGCCACATGCCCTCAATCAAACTAATTACATTTGGGGCGTATATGCCCAGATATCAGCTGCCGCCATTAAAGCATGGAAGGCATTGACAAAAAGGGATGAATCAGGTGGACATCTTACAAAGATAGTCCAGGGGCCCCAGGAGCCATTCTCAGACTTTGTGGCCAGAATGACAGAGGCCGCTAGCCGGATATTCGGTGATGCAGAACAAGCCATGCCTCTGATTGAACAATTAGTCTTTGAACAAGCAACTCAAGAATGCCGAGCAGCCATAGCCCCCCGGAAAAGTAAAGGTTTACAGGACTGGTTAAAGATCTGCAGAGAACTCGGAGGGCCACTTACTAATGCAGGCTTGGCCGCAGCCATCTTACAAACCCAAAGGCGCCGAAATATGTCTGCCTGCTTTAACTGTGGAAAAACAGGGCACCTTAAAAAGGACTGTAGAGCCCCTGAAAGGACTAGAGAAGTGGAGTTGTGCAGGCGCTGTGGAAAAGGTTATCATAGGGCCAGCGAATGCAAATCTGTGCGGGACATAAAAGGTAGGCTTTTACCCCCTAGGGAGGAACCTAAATCGTCCCAACCAAAAAACGGGCCTCGGGGCCCATGGTCCCAGGGCCCTCAGAAATATGGGAACCAGTTCCGGAAAAGCAACTCAGAGAAGGAAGGGACTCCCGAGGACACTCCGGAGTGGACCTGTGTGCCGCCTCCGACTTCTTATTAA